In one Pirellulales bacterium genomic region, the following are encoded:
- a CDS encoding arylsulfatase — MANDERSMGWFPSSFTASAVTNRPAIVTIGGMISIYRNRLVWLCRFTCLLAAVATTCTGPAFADIAGRRPNIILIVSDDQGYGDLGRNGNAVVRTPNLDRMHDESVRFEDFHVSPTCAPTRASLMTGRHEFKNGVTHTILERERLNLQATTIAQVLRAAGYRTGIFGKWHLGDEPPYQPGRRGFEETFIHGAGGIGQSYEGTCGDAPNNSYFNPVILHNGIFEKTSGYCTDVFFWQASKWIENTKGAAPFFCYIPTNAPHAPLDVPPQYEQIYAGKGTRPEVARFLGMVTNLDENVGKLLARLGEWGIERETLVIFMNDNGGTAGCDLFNAGMRGRKGTARNGGARAMSLWRWPGTLRPAAVTALTAHLDLFPTFAELAGATLPDYLARRLDGFSLVPLLEHPAAVWHDDRMLFTHVGRWKAGAAPEKFGPCSVRWRQYLMVRQGEQWTLYDLKSDPSETTDLAEQQPAVVNELATAYDRWWEEVLPCLVNEDAYKAAAKKVNPFKELYRKQFGDQR, encoded by the coding sequence ATGGCGAATGACGAGCGGAGCATGGGTTGGTTCCCGTCCAGTTTTACGGCCAGCGCGGTGACGAACCGCCCGGCGATAGTTACAATTGGCGGCATGATCTCCATCTATCGTAATCGCTTGGTTTGGCTCTGTCGCTTCACCTGCCTTCTTGCAGCGGTGGCCACGACCTGCACCGGTCCGGCCTTCGCCGACATCGCCGGCCGTCGCCCCAACATCATTCTGATTGTCAGCGACGACCAAGGCTATGGCGACCTGGGCCGCAACGGCAACGCGGTGGTCCGCACGCCCAACCTCGACCGGATGCACGACGAAAGCGTGCGGTTCGAGGACTTTCACGTCAGCCCGACCTGCGCGCCGACGCGGGCCTCGCTGATGACGGGCCGCCATGAGTTCAAAAACGGCGTGACGCATACCATTCTCGAACGCGAGCGGTTGAACCTGCAAGCCACGACCATCGCCCAGGTGTTGCGGGCCGCCGGCTATCGCACGGGCATCTTCGGCAAGTGGCACCTGGGCGACGAACCGCCCTATCAACCGGGCCGCCGCGGATTTGAGGAGACGTTTATCCACGGTGCGGGCGGCATCGGCCAGAGCTATGAAGGCACCTGCGGCGACGCGCCCAACAACAGTTACTTCAACCCCGTGATCTTGCACAACGGCATCTTCGAGAAGACCAGCGGCTACTGCACCGACGTCTTTTTTTGGCAAGCGTCAAAATGGATCGAGAACACCAAGGGCGCCGCCCCGTTTTTCTGCTACATTCCGACGAACGCCCCGCACGCCCCGCTGGACGTGCCGCCGCAGTACGAGCAGATTTACGCCGGAAAGGGCACCCGGCCGGAAGTCGCCAGGTTCCTCGGCATGGTGACCAACCTCGACGAGAACGTCGGCAAGCTGTTGGCCAGGCTCGGCGAATGGGGAATCGAGCGAGAGACGCTGGTGATTTTCATGAACGATAACGGCGGCACCGCCGGCTGCGACTTGTTCAACGCCGGCATGCGGGGCCGGAAAGGGACGGCACGCAATGGCGGCGCGCGGGCCATGTCGCTCTGGCGGTGGCCGGGAACGTTGCGGCCCGCCGCGGTCACGGCTTTGACGGCCCACCTCGATCTCTTTCCGACATTTGCCGAGTTGGCGGGCGCGACGCTGCCCGACTATCTGGCCAGGCGGCTCGACGGATTCAGTCTGGTGCCGCTGTTGGAACACCCGGCCGCGGTCTGGCACGACGACCGCATGCTCTTCACGCACGTGGGCCGCTGGAAAGCAGGCGCCGCGCCCGAAAAGTTTGGTCCGTGCAGCGTGCGCTGGCGGCAGTATTTGATGGTCCGACAGGGAGAACAATGGACGCTTTACGATTTGAAGTCCGATCCTTCCGAGACGACGGACCTGGCCGAGCAACAACCGGCCGTCGTCAACGAGCTTGCCACGGCCTACGACCGCTGGTGGGAGGAAGTGCTTCCCTGCCTCGTCAACGAAGACGCGTACAAGGCCGCAGCGAAAAAGGTCAACCCGTTCAAAGAACTCTATCGGAAGCAGTTCGGCGATCAGCGATGA